GGCGGAACTGCCCGACGGAGAAAAGAAGTTCCAGCCGGAATACGATGCCTGCCTGTCGGCGGCCCAAAAACATAAAGCGCCCTTGCGGAAAATATTCAGCGCTACGATGGCGGCATACGAAAAATCCGGAAAGTAAGATATGCCATGGATATAAATATAAAACGGATAATAGTGAAGCCCCGGCTTCCCAAGGTCATCTGGGATTTTTTCATGATAACCCTGGGGGCGGCTTTTATGGCCTTGTCTTACGACCTGTTCCTGGTGCCACACAAGATCGTGGCCGGCGGGGCGGCCGGCCTGGCGGTGATATTCTACTATCTGTTCAAACTGCCGGTGGGCACCATGATCTTTGTGATCAACATTCCGCTGTTTGTCTGGGGGCTTAGGGAGTTCGGCAAGAAATTCGGGTTTCGCACTATCTATGCGGTTTTCATGACAGCGTTTCTGACCGACTTTTTCCAGGTCACTTTTCAACTTAAGGCCGCCACCCAGAACACCATTTTGGCCTCCATCTACGGCGCGGTGCTGCTGGGTGTGGGGCTGGGGCTGGCCTTCCGGCACCAGGCCACCACCGGCGGTTCGGACATCGTGGCCCAGATCCTGGCCAAGCACACCAATTTCACCCCGGGCATGGGGATCATGATAGTCGATTTCTTCATCATCGCCCTGGCCGGGCTGACCTTCCGGCAGGTGGACCTGGCCCTGCTGGGCTTCACCACCCTGTACATCTCGGGCCGGATCCTGGACGTGATCCTGGAGGGCCCCTCGTACAACAAGGCGGCCTACATCATCTCCGACCATTACGAACTGATTCGCGGCGAGGTGGTGCTGGGCATGGACCGGGGCGGCACCATGTGGGTGGGCAAGGGCTTCTACAAGGGCACCGAGCGGACTATTCTGTTCTGCGTGGTCAGCCGCAAGGAGCTGGCCCAGCTCAGGGAGATCGTGAAAGCCCTGGATCCCAAGGCTTTCATGGTGGTGACCGATGCCAGGGAGGTGCTGGGCCACGGCTTTACGCCATGGAACAAGGTGGAGAGTTCCGGAGGCTGAGGATAAATAACCGCGAAGACGCAAAGCGCGCAAAGAAAATTTACTTGGAAAGTGAGAATCAGTTCATGAAAAAGAAAAAATACTTCGAGATAAAGGACGTCAAATTCCGCAAGGCCAAATCCTCGGACAAGGCCACGGTGTTTGATTTCTGCCACAAGACCTTCGGTCGCTGGGGCGATTACATCCCCGAGGTTTGGGACCAGTGGCTGAAGGACAAAAAGGGTATGTTCTTCGTGGCCGAACTGCACGGCACCGCCATCGGGCTGGGCAAGATCACCGAACACCGACCGGGGGAACTATGGCTGGAAGGGCTGCGGGTGGACCCCACTTTCCGGGGGCACGGCATCGGCCGGGCCATCCAGGATTTCACCTGGGTAAAGGCCCTGTCGTTCAAACCAAAGTTCATCCGCTATGCCACCGGCTCGTACAACAAGATCTCCATCCACCTGGGGAAATCCAAGGGCATGAAGATCATCGGCAATTTCGACGAGATGTGGTGCAAGGTGCTAAAAGCCGAGGAGACAAAACTGGTGCCGGCCCGGCCCGGCGACCTGCCGGATATCATGACCTTTCTGAAAAAGGACAGCCGGTATAAATTATGGAAGGGCTTTTATCTGGAGGGCTGGAAAGCCCTGACTTTTGACCAGGCATTATTGCTCAGGCTGATCAAAGGGAAACGGGTTTATGTCTATTTCGATAGGCAGGGGCTGTCTGGGGTGATCATGCTGATCCAGTCCAAGGACAAGAAGTATGTGACTTTCAGTAACGCCGTAGCCAGGGATATAAAAACATTGAAGTTGATATTAAAAGAGGCCCGCAAGTTGGCCGGCATGCTGGGGGGACAGAAGCCGGAGATGGTGTTCCCGCGGAATCCCTGGTACAAGAAGGTCATCAAGGGCACCGGCTGGCGGCACGATCTGCCGATCTGGATGGTGCTGCTAGAGTGGAGGAGTAAGTGATCTTTCAGAGCAAT
This sequence is a window from Candidatus Edwardsbacteria bacterium. Protein-coding genes within it:
- a CDS encoding GNAT family N-acetyltransferase, with protein sequence MKKKKYFEIKDVKFRKAKSSDKATVFDFCHKTFGRWGDYIPEVWDQWLKDKKGMFFVAELHGTAIGLGKITEHRPGELWLEGLRVDPTFRGHGIGRAIQDFTWVKALSFKPKFIRYATGSYNKISIHLGKSKGMKIIGNFDEMWCKVLKAEETKLVPARPGDLPDIMTFLKKDSRYKLWKGFYLEGWKALTFDQALLLRLIKGKRVYVYFDRQGLSGVIMLIQSKDKKYVTFSNAVARDIKTLKLILKEARKLAGMLGGQKPEMVFPRNPWYKKVIKGTGWRHDLPIWMVLLEWRSK
- a CDS encoding YitT family protein encodes the protein MDINIKRIIVKPRLPKVIWDFFMITLGAAFMALSYDLFLVPHKIVAGGAAGLAVIFYYLFKLPVGTMIFVINIPLFVWGLREFGKKFGFRTIYAVFMTAFLTDFFQVTFQLKAATQNTILASIYGAVLLGVGLGLAFRHQATTGGSDIVAQILAKHTNFTPGMGIMIVDFFIIALAGLTFRQVDLALLGFTTLYISGRILDVILEGPSYNKAAYIISDHYELIRGEVVLGMDRGGTMWVGKGFYKGTERTILFCVVSRKELAQLREIVKALDPKAFMVVTDAREVLGHGFTPWNKVESSGG